The Pleuronectes platessa chromosome 24, fPlePla1.1, whole genome shotgun sequence nucleotide sequence TGAATTTTATCACTGCAGTGCCAACTTGTGGCTCTCCAAGAGATTAGTAGTAGTGTTTTTATCCCGTAAGAATAGATGGAAGATAAGTTTCAGTCTTTCCACCATCTGTCGTTGTGTAAAAAGTTTCAAACGTAGGTCTCCAAGCTCTTTCGTTGAAATTATAATAGATATATATACGGTATGTATGCCCTTTGGTGTTTGCCTGACAGAAGTAAGGGATGTaaggtttcatttatttttccacaaTGATAGCGCCCCCTGTGTGACTGTCAGGATCAGTGCTGCAATTTGATTGGATTGTGGGCAAAAACAGAAACTTGTAATAAAAAGATCCGCAGTAGGTCAAAACCATTGTAATTGGattatattatgttttattccACAATATTGTTGTAACTGTAGATGTGTTTCACTCTTTCCATCATCTGCCACCATATGAATATATccacatttgataaaacagaaCTTGCAAATGTCCCGACAAAATGTGACCATTTTTGTCATTgtcgttttattttttttaaatcgacaGATTTGCGTGATTTTTAAATCGTGATTAAAACTTTAAACGCACTTTGAATAAAACCAGACCACGCTGAGGTGTCAGTGTAATCCAGGCTCCAAGCGTCAAAACAAGTAAAGTGGACTAGTGGCCATACCGACTTTTTCTTGGACCAACGACTCCACGTGCattgattttcttcttttcttgtttcttaACTTAACTTTTTTTTGTCAACATATGAAAAATGTGAATACTCTGTCATCGCCTGTTAccttatttaattgttttggtGTGGAAGGAAACGCAAACTAATGTGCGGGgaatggcggggggggggggggggggggggtgaatggaCGGTGTATTCTTCTTCGACTGTCGGAAATGCATGATCTCGCCCGATCCAtcccggcccccccccccccccccccccgttccgcCGTGCGTGGCTTCGTTTTGGCTCCTCCCACCCTCCCTTCATGTGCATCGATGTGAAACATGTACAGCacttaataatgtttttttttttttttttacccttttatCATTCTCAACAGTTTGATTTCTTCTCTTAGGGGTCTGATTTAATGGAGACATTTCCAGTGGGATGTATTTATttgctgatttatttatttctgtaatggAGCGTGCAATGTCATCACTGTAGGCCAGTAACgccatgctttttttaaattgactaTTATGACTATGATTATTAAAGCATGTGTTCCTATGGGCCTGTATACCATCGCTGTGTGAGAATCGTCTTttaacacaaggacacacactcgGCTGTAGCAGGAATCCACTTCTCTTTTATTAGGGAATATTACCTGAAAGTCACAAGAGGACGTTGGCTTGTgctaacagccccccccccccctccagccactctctctctctctctctctctttatctgatTATTTTCTACCTCACACAACCACCCCTTCCTATCTCTTCATCTCCAGACATCTTTTAATctactcctccatctcctcctttttttttttcatctgtccTCCCTGCATCCCCTTGATGAACACAGGCACATTCGGCCGCTGCTCATTCTCATCACGCTCCTGATTGGACGAAACCGGTGACTCTGACCTTGACAAACAGGAAACCAGAGAGCGAATCGTGTGTGGAGAGAGGAATATATGAACTTAAGTGCGTTTTCGGATAAGGGCGGCGATCTATCTGCACACTTTTACGACCCGGATGGTGTTAAGCTGAGATATTGCAGTAGAAGATTTACTCGCCTGCAGTGAAATTATCAATTTTCTGTGACATTAAACACGAAATGAAAATCTAATCAAGTCCTTTTTTTCTGATTTTACTGCTGACAATTCctagtttttcttctttcaaggTCAACAACAGGTCTAATATATTCTGGTTTATCAGTACATTAAAGAAAATAAGATATTAAACACAGCCTTTGCAGCCGTATAGCTACACACATGTATGTATGCAGCTGAACTAAACCAGTAAGCACAGATAAATAGCCCCTGATAAACTTAATGATACCACCAACCTGCTTAAATTCACATATTGAATTAACTCTCAGACCACAGCAGTACATGTCATACTGATAACTTTGCAGAGTCTATTTCCATGTAGTTTTATTtgcacatcttttttttttgttatcttcATCTGTCCGTCTCAGGGAGGGAcagaattgtgttttttttctttggtttCCACTCTTCTTCGGTTCTGCAGACGGTTACATGATGTCGTGCTGGTGCTGCGTCGACTCGCTGACGACCTGCGAGGCGGGAAACACAGCGGTCAGGGTGACAATCTTAATAGCAGATTTATTGGGAAGTGTAAATCCCTTTATAATCCATATCATGTGCCAAGCCTGAGCAGGTCTGGAGTGTGTGGTGCGTTCACTTGCACAACGAAACCCGGCGAGCCGCCTGCTGCTCACAGGTGGAACAAATTCCAACTAAATGGTGATGGTGGTGAAACAGCTCCAGTCACATTTCAGGTATGTGGATCTGTTTTTCTTATCCTAGCTGCAAGAACAGTATAATATTACAGTTGCATGTAGCACCAAGTATGTGTGTTAAGCAAGAAGTGTGGGCTCTTAACTGTATCTCAAAGGAACTCTAAAAATcgtttaaaaccaaagacttgTTGTAGGTAGTTTTGTTGTGTGCTATAGTTCAGTGACGCATTTCAGAGGAATCTAGAGattgtacatgttattaattgtatgtgatatatatattagaCTTTCGGTCTTTTCCCTGTAGTCTTTTCTCTATTGTGTCATATCTGTGCTTTATCCAATTTCTTATTTTCTGTCTGAATAATGTTAATGATGAGAATAAACTaagaataaaacagatttttgatATCACTTATCTGAACAAGAGGCAAACATTTCTAGAAAGAGTTAGTGTGTTTCTTGTCCTAAGAAAATAAGGTGTTTagcttctgtgttttttctttcttcattagcaggaggtgagatttaaaaataacagCATGCCATCATTCAGCACAGTCAGCAGAGCTGCACGTTGGCAAAGCGTAACAGTGTCAATTTGTTGTGCTGATAAAATAGCAGTCTCAGCTCGTCACAACATGCctggaatgtgttttttttccaaggaAACTGTGGGTGCAGTGTTTTTCCAGTCGGGTGGGACGGGGATATTTGCACGTCCCTTCGGCTCAACGAGTTGTtacgttgtgtttgtgtgttttgtgtgtgtgtgtgtgtgtgcctgcgcaTGCTCCACCTCTCCATCTCGGGTCTCGATGGTCTTGATGAGAACAGTTTTCTTTGAATGCATCTCAGTGGAGCGCGGCTGGTGTTCAGGGCTGGTCTCTGTACAATCCGGAAAAAAGTCATTGTTAATATCATCAGTTCTACTATTTATATCGAAATTAACCAGATCATTTGGGTTTAAAgcttattttttattctgatgATTTAACTACATATTCAAATGTTGGTCAGACAGTGGTGTGTTCAGGTAACAGTGGATGGGATCGTACCTCGGAAGCTCAGGGTGGAGTAGCTCTGCACAGGCAAGGCAATTCTGCCGGGGTGGAAAAACAGATATTTTCATGAATGTTGAAAATGTGAGATCAATTTTATACTCGCTTTCAATTATTATTaccaatacaaaataaagtgtctaaactaaatcaaaaatattttaaatttttctgtaTACAAAGTGATACTACAAAATGTTGCACACCCATAGGTCGGTCGTTTTGGCCCCAAGGTTTCGAATTTTCTTATAAAAATCTGCATcacctgctctcctctccttccagcagcttcctgtAGGTGGCGATCTCCACATCCAGCGCCATCTTGATGTTGAGCAGGTCCTGGTACTCGCGGAGGTGGCGCGCCATCTCGTCCTTCATGTTGGCGATCTCCGCCTCCAGCCGAGCGATGTTGTCCTGGAAGCCGCCGGCGTCGCGTCCGTGACGCTCCTCCATGTCCCTCATCTGCCTCATCAGGGACTCGTTCTGgattggtggtggtggaggtagatctttactttgtgtgtgtgtgtgtttgtgtttatgtgtgtgtgtgtatgtgagagagagagagatgcggGACTTACGGTGCCTTTGAGTGAGTCGATCTCACAGGTGTAGGACTGGATCTGGTGTCTAAACTCCATGGTCTCCTGACGGGCCGTCTTCAGTGCGTCGTTGTTCTTGCTCACCGCCTGGTTCAGGTCAGACACCTGCagggccaaaggtcaaaggtcaaagttcatgtGCAACTGCTGCAGAGGGCTGTACCTTCTCTGACCAGTGTTCCCAGCTCAGAGCCGAGGGTTTGCGATCAGGAACAAAACTGAATGGCTAAAGAGAAATCTCAACATCTGGGGCAAAGGGGAACAACTGCTGATTAAACAAACCACAATAaaacatctgtctctctctctctctctctcaccttggACTTATACCAGTCCTCGGCCTCTGAGATGTTCTTGGCGGCGATGCCTTCGTACTGTGCTCTGATGTCCCTCAGTGCCGCCGTCAGGTCCGGTTTGGACATGTCCATCTGGATTTGGACCTGAGTTTCCTGCATCTGGGTCTGCAGCTCGCGgatctcctgcaggaggaggaggaggaggaggaggaggaagaggaggaagaggaggaaaggggaGGTCAAGGGAGGGTCATAGGGTCAGGGTGTATGACTACATTAGGAGAATGGTAGCAAGCAACCCCCTAACTCCACTTTGGCATCATGTAGCCATCACTTTCCTATCAATACACACAATGCTTATTTTAGGCCTACATCTGCTGTGGGAGATTTCAGCTTTATGCATGCTTTGTGAAACTGTATACTTTGTCAATCCGGTtgttcttcatctctctctcacacacacacacacacacacacacacacacacacacacacacacacacacacacacacacacacacacacacacacagacacgcacacacatacagagtcaGATGTAAAAACAGATGCTAACAAACATGTCAAGGTCACTTGAACGTTTCCTACAAATGAACTCcatgttgttttgttgtctAAATTTCATTGGTAAAATATTGTGCCTCTAAATGATGAAATAACTCATTGAAATACGACAGAAATATGTTGAaatatgacagaaaaaaaagggaacctCTTCATGGATCTTCTTGAGGAAGGCGATCTCCTCCTGCAGCGTCTCGATGCGTCTCTCCAGGTCCAGACGAGCCAGAGTGGCAGCGTCCACATCCTGCACAGGTTTGGTAAGTCAGTCATGTTTGCACTTGTAATATGAACAATCCAAATACTTACATCTTGTGTTGCCAGATAGTCTGGAATTTGTCAGATAAATTCTATCATTGCTAGTTTGCCTTATTTTTTAAGTTACCCTCATAACCTCaatgtacaataaaatatattgataAAATGTTAACTTCATGATTATAGTTGTGGAATTGATAGATGAATAAGGTAGAAATATGCAGAGTGAAGAACCTTGTGTAGGACTTCTTCTCAGGACTCACCGCTCTGAAAGCAGCCAGGTTGTTTTCTGCATCCTCTTTCTGAAGCATCTCCTcgtggagcctggaggaggtgatgaagacgTGTGAGAGAGCAAGATGAgatcaataattcactgatcACCATCACTGGCTGAGGCCATGATTGAAAGTGCCTCCATGTCCTCCTAAAATGCTTGtatttttcataatttatttAAGGTAGATGTTTAGAGACATTTTCCTATAGCATCCATTTCCGTGGAGCAGCTCTCTCAGGGAAATTCCTCTGAAATGAGCTTCTCCTTTACAGGATATTTTAAATTTAGAATACTTTTTTGGTGCCTTAATCATCTTGACACATATATGTCATTAACATACTGGAATTATCCTGAAAAACACCAGTAAGATGACCTCGCTGTGACCAGTTGTAGCTACAGTCCAGATTCCCATTTACAGTTCACTACCAATGCTTTATCAGatatatttggaaaaaaaagattttcccTGTAAAACATCTGGACCGAAATGCAACAGACAAAAGCCGATAGCGCTTTTATTCATGGAACAAAGGCTCCCAAGCAAAACCAGATGCTATTGTAATCCTCTTAAGTGctcatttcatttattacaCCACAAAAAGCATCTTTAAATCAAAAGTGCAGCCACTGCATTTAACGTtagagaataaaaaacaacctctgCACAAAATCCCGACAGCAGTAAGATAAGATAAAGCAGCAGCtacgttttattttaatttgtttttagtcaaAGTGAAATCCCACAAGAGGGACCTGCCAGTGAatgttttagattttatttgaaTCGCAGTAGCTCTGTCTTTCCTCCGAATCCTTATAAAAGTGACACTTCAAATGTaaaccacagagagagaaagagaaaagacagatgaTTAGAGATCCCTCAGATATGTCTGAGGACTTTCCTCTCCTTTTATAGAAGAGGACagtgtaaacatgtgtgtgtgggagagtgaGTGTGATGAGGTCTAACTTTGGTCAGACTCgtgcattaacacacacacacacacacaatatattttatataacaaATCACACGttctcttttctgtctttggACTGAACAGATCCAACCTTGTGTCTTGCTCAGCATCATCTTAAACCTGCTTTAAATCCAACTTCCTTTTCAGGTCTAAATTTTAGCTGTTAAACGCTGATATATTTATAGATCCAGAATTTCGAAAGAATTCACATCCTgctacacatttaaaaaaaacatacaatattGCTGTAAAAGAGTAGTAGAAGTAACACACCTCAACTTGATATATGCATTCATGTTGTATATTAATTGTGTTACTGCAAATTAAACATGAAAAGAGGATTCAAGGCCTCCATATAGTTAAAGTATTGCCGGAAATAGAACTTGCAGCAAGTAGAAAACCCCGTAAATATGCAGAGAGGTATATTACCAGTGTATTATTTATAgttatagtagtagtagtactggTAGTTAAGAATctcttaaataaatacaaagcccGGTACTAGATTAAATGCACTTACTTATTTTCCacaatttgtgttttaaaaacatttattcatttatgttttattcctcATTTCATCGCAGACATTGTCATTATGTGCGTATGTGAAGTATTGCATTAAGGCTAATGTATATTTTTGATGGTCTTAATTAATTAACTCCTGAGTTGTCTTCTACTCTTGATTTTAAATCCAGCTGCCTCACAAACTCATAAAAACGCTTGTTTCTTCACCGTCATCGAACCGTCATCTTTGCATTTGCCGACACGCTCCAAAACAAGCCAGTTATTCGTCTCtctcaaaataaaatctaacGCTGTCGTTTATATTATGTCAAGTTATTATTATCACCCACAGTGGGTGAGCTAAAACTCAGCTTGTTTAATTTCACCTCCCAAGCATTGCACAAACAATGAGTCATCCACAACTTTCTTATGATGTAGGAATTATTTTTAGTCTTCAGTCTTTTCTTCTCAATTCAAACTCAAATGTAGGACCCACAGTAGCACgctgtgtaaaaaaagaaattatctGAGGAGCATTGTGTACTTAAGCCAAAAAGTAAGTTTTTAAGTTATAAAGTTCTACAATTGTGTCTACCTCCAACGCTAAATACTGAATCTGACAACAGCAGGCGTCTAAAGTTCATGTTGGAGTTCGCGGAGCTGCTACATATCAATAATCACCGCAATAATCCCTCTGGAAAACATCTTCTGCcttttatttgtaaaatgttcagAACCCTGCAAAACCCCTGTCATGCCTCCTTTAAAACGAAATCTGTCATCAGGGTTTAAAACTCCTTTGCGTAACCGTAACAAACAGCAGGCAACACCTCCAGCTGAGACTCACTCATCTCCAACACGTAGCAGACATGATACTACACACTAGTTTGTGTGTCATCACATTCATCCACCCACCCCTCTATGTCTTCACCCTCATGTGGTGAAGTGTGAatcagcagagacacacagggatgTTTCCAGGTTTGCTTGTTCAGGATTTGTTTTGAactgtttcactttctctcccctTTTAACACACGCACATTCCATTGACTTGCATTGATTTACTGGAGAACTGGAGTTTTACTCTAACCTCTAAATCGAACTTGCCCAATCCCAACCCTTAACCTTACCCTAAGCTTAAACCTAACCTACATCTAAACCTAAAacaaaccttaaaacatgtcttcaccttagaGTTTCATGATTTCTCTTTTGGGGACATCCTTTTTGTCCCcgtaaggaagacaagtccccatagtGTGACTCTGTAAACagacatgagtaatacctggaccacacacacacacacactcacattctccACATGCATATGGCTGCAGAAGTTGCATTGATACATCAGCATGCACACACTTTCttacacacactggtaaactcaccatgaccaattcatgccttaacctaaccttaacttaGATACAATTCACATCTgacccctaaccttaaccaggccCTCAGAAATTATGTTTTGCCCCATTATAACTGAGctctggtccccatgaggtctactggtaaCAAAAATGAGTTCACAccttaaagaaacacacacacacccctactTGCTCCTCCCACCTGTTTTTGAGCTTGTCCAGGTCATCCACCATGTTGTCCCGCTCCACCTCCACGCgagacctctgattggtcaCTATCTCCACCTGCCTCCTCAGCTCGCTCATCTCCTCCTCGTACAGGTCGGCGATGCGTGTGGGCTCGCGGCCGCGCAGGCGCTCCACCTCCACCGCCAGCGCCTGGTTCTGCTGCTCCAGGAAGCGCACCTTCTCGATGTAGCTGGCGAAGCGGTCGTTCAGGTGCTGCAGCTCGACCTTCTCGTTGGTCCGCGTGGTCAGGAACTCCTGGTTCAGGGCGTCGGCCAGACTGAAGTCCAGCGTCTCGCCCATGCCTGCGTGGGAGCGGGACATGGAGGCCCTTGACGCTGCCACCGGCCCGCCATAGTAGCTGGAGGAGAAGCGGTGAGCGGGCGCCGACTTGTTCCGGGTCACCTCGTAGACCCTTGAGGTGGCGTGGCCCCCGGCACCACCGCTCTGGCCGGTGAATGAGCGGTTGAGGGACGGTGAGGCGTAGGTGCCTTGGCCGAAGGTGCGGCGGTAGGAGGAGGCGGTTTGGGCGGAGGAGCTGTAGGAGGCCATGTTGGAGGACGCGTTGGGCCTGGTGAGGGCTGCAGGAGAGAAGAAGcactgaagaagaagcagctgccCCCAGCTATTTGTAGTTACCCCCTCCCTCACTtttcaccccctcctccttctctttgtctgtcaggtctttgtttctctctctcgtttTTCTTTCCGAACTTTTTCTGTCACCTTTCTTTTGTCTATACCTCCTGCAccctttccccccctctttTCATTGCACTCTCTTCATTTTCCCCTTTGGACGATTCTACCATACCCTAGATTACattcaatgtttgtttgttttctacaTCCAATCCAAACTAGAATGGCAGCAAGTAATAAAACCCACACTTACAACATCTGTGGGGAACCAAATGCCGTCACATTGTTAGAAAAAGGCCGAACcaggttttgttttatttgaattttggCTTGACGAAGAGGTTCAAGTGGATCAAAACTCTTTGACAGTGACTGTGAAACTTTATGTTTTCCTGGACTTATCAACGACTTTGGCTCAAATTCAGTCTTAGAGGTGAAAACGTCAGAAACCACTCTGATGAGTCATCTCTGAAGACAATGCCAAACCTCTTCTCTAAACCTTGAGTGCAGAGGAGTAGCTATATCACCCCGTACGCACAAGTCCATGAGAAAAATCATCTCCTGCCGCCTCTTGTGATCTCACGACATAACAATGTGAGGAAGCGAGGACATTGGCTTTCAATTCTCGCCATCGTCCTCACATGGTGAGGCAGTGGAGGTTGTTGATGCCGGCGCCCGAGAGGGGGACGAAGACAAACCTGCCTTAAAAAGGAAATCTATCCCCTCCTGAGAAACGGAGAGGGACAGCATGTGCCTGCAGACGCTCCTTCCAACAGAACCCACATTCCCAAACAATATGTGCCATTAATGATGAGCTCATCAGGAGGTGTCACCGTGAATGGGAGGGTtccctctgtgatgtcacactggGGTGAAATATGTTGAAAATCTACTGTTGTATAAttgataatgaaataaaatgtttgtatacatttaattttttaaatcattagcctcttgtctctgtctgagtcttTTATTGCCAGTTCTTCATCCAGGAATACACTGGCCTCTTTAAGCCTGTTTCTCAGTCTAGGACCAGCCTCTGTTAATCTCCAGTCAGAATTCAAGACATCCACCATTGGATTCACAGTTTTCAGGTCTGCTTGCACATTGGCTGACATTCCTTCAGATTCAGACCTGGAGGGACAGAGACGTTGACCCTCCCAGCTGTGATCCTGAGCCTCTGCTTCCTAGCTACTCGTTCCAGGTTAAGCCCCATGTTCCCAGCATCAAGCCCAGACATCAGCCTCAGGAGACACCCAGGCTTCGTTGTCATCCTCCAGAATGTCTCAATCAGGCTCCACTACCTCTGGGTCATCCACCCAAGATCCAAGTTGGCCTCTGGCCATGCGCCCCTTTCCAGTTCACTTGTGATTCTCAGTCCCGTCCTCCAGTCCCACAACCCCTGGTATCTCTCACCTTTCTTTTGTTTATCCTGTCTTTCTATTTTCCCATTCTTGTGATTTGTATGTCCCAGAGAATCAGTAAGCCGGTATTATTAAATACGTATCACTGTTCCTACCTGCATTTGTCCTGCATCGTTTCGGTCCTTAAAAACTTAACCCAGTAACATTTTGGTTGTGATTTGATTCCGGGCACACTGTGGTCTCTGCAGGGACAGGTCACATGTGCAGAGAAATAAGAGGTTTATCAGTTGGGTTAGAGGTGTTAGAAGAGGAAGTGCTCTCAGAAGACGTTCCTGGAGATTCAGAGTAACGTCCCAGCCCCAGATGGTCGCTCCACCCGTGGGGAACCAAAAATTGAGAATATTCTGGGTTGTGGTTTTGAGTGGCTACATAAGAGAGTAAGCCTGTATGATTGAGTTCAAGTAGATGGTAGCAGACAGGCGAGTGTTTCAGTCACTTCAATTTGATTGTGGCAGACCACTGGCGGTTGATGAGCAGTGGAGTGACATGTGCCCTTTAGGTGGAAGGAAAACCAGACGTGCTGCTACCTTCTGGACCTCGTGGGCCTGTACCATGAGCTCAACCTTCTTATTCTACGTGGGGCAAAGTGACCGTGACACAGATGCAACACGGCCAGAGAAGAAGAATAGCTGGTCATTAAACTCAACATCCAGGTTTCTTGCGATCTTGGCTGAAGTGTAGGATGAAGATTTGACTATTTTGGAGAAATTGGATCTAAATATGTTTATcactcccactgctgctgctcctctgctgcagcctgtTGCTGTCACGTCTATTATTAGAGTCTGAAtccatgtgtcagtgtgtgtgtgtgtgtgtgtgtgtttatccccCTGGGCATCCTCAACAGCATGGGAGACGACACGAGCTGACAGCTGGAGTAAACCCCTCTTCATCATTTCCTGACACTCCTCCTCGTTCTCTCccaccctctctttctctccccctgctTCTTCCTCCCACCCTCCTCCCTCGCTGCTCAGCACTATATAAGGTCAGTTCCTGTATAGCGTTACAATGATAAATGTTTACAAGGTTGGGTTGACAGAAAACTACCATGAGCTAGTGAGAAAGAGAACAGTGAGGTGAAAAAATTACTTAGAGAGGATTTATTGATtggttaataaaaataaatgcaacggttttattatatattatttaaattgcAAAGAAATCAATCTTTTTTTGCTCCCTCCAGTGAATATTGGTGttcaacacaaacataacacaaactttgatttaaaatgttctatatttttacattatataCTTCAAATACCCCTTTTATTTGTACATCTTCCCTTAAATATCATTAGAACAAGGACGTGTGAACTTATAATGTaacaggggccaattatatgtagcgtataataaataaatatgagatTAAAGTCGcttaataacaatattaaagtCATTATTTTTCTGCAAAGTCCGTAATGTCATTTGAAATAATTACAAGGCTGTAGTGCACCTCCTGGCCGCTAGATTTCACTGTGGCCCTGCTTGTGGAAAAACAGTGTGTCAGCTGCCGTCAGCTGATCCGCACCGGTTCGTCCTTCCTGTTGCTCTGTAGCGGAGTCAGACTTTGGAACTATTACTAACATTTGCAGGTACGTGCCATAAAATAGATGTTTTATTGCTGTTGTAGCTGTGGTATATGGACGTGTTGCTCCCCCACGGAGATCTGCATTGACTCTGGCCAGCGCAGGAAGGGGGAGCGAAGAAGAGGCAAGAAGCTAGCACAGCTAACTGACAGGTGCTTCTTTTATCAGACATGGGCACACCCCATGTGGCAATGAAGTGTTTAAAATAGAGTTTGAAAGGTTTTTTAATTACAACTTGTGTGATATTTACTAGATTCTTAATGCCTCGATTTGCACATGTGTCTGTATGATCTGAAAGTGCAAAGGAAGCTTCAGGATATGTTCAGTGTCCGTAGTTGGAACTATTGACCTGTAGCTGCTAGTGCTGCTGTCTCATTCCTGACCATCTTCTCCCTTTTGTGTTTAATTCCTCGACTTTCTCTTAGTTTTGGACCATGAAGTTCTCAAAGGAGGCCGTGCAGACCGCTGCCAAAGAGTTCCTGCAGTTTGTGAACAAGGGGCCGTCTCCATATCACGGTAACATCAGATAAACTGGGGATTTAGCCTTGAATTTTGCAGGATTCTTATCAAGAAACCTGACATATGCTCGTGCATTTAAAGGGTTACATGCATTTTTGTCCTGGTTTCTAATGCATTTGAACTATTAAGTTTTATTTCTTCAAACGAAAATACCCGATTATACTATGTACTGTAATTTAATATTCCAGTGTTGACGTATATCGTTATAGAATTGAGATTTTTGAATTAAATACATGTAGCGATGTCAAATTCCACAGTGTAAATATACGCCATTACTCATAAATGTCATGCATTAAAAATCCTACTTAAATATAGGTACTAGTAACAATGAACTTAACTTAAAGTATCAAAAATAGTATTACTTTTCCTAAGACACctaataatataatacattatTGTACCATTACTTATTCATGGATTCAAATGTCTACATCATACACAatcaaatttaaatctaaaagtAACTATGGCTCCAAACCAGCGTAGAGTTATGAAGTATTTCCTAAATGGAAATAGTTCATAAAAAGTTAACTTCAGTTGAAATAATACCTTCTTGCAGTATTTTAGTAAATTGCCTAATTTACTTTAGACCTCAGAATAGGTGACACATCAAATTTTTTAAACCTAAACTACTGCTGGCAA carries:
- the LOC128431199 gene encoding desmin isoform X2, with the translated sequence MASYSSSAQTASSYRRTFGQGTYASPSLNRSFTGQSGGAGGHATSRVYEVTRNKSAPAHRFSSSYYGGPVAASRASMSRSHAGMGETLDFSLADALNQEFLTTRTNEKVELQHLNDRFASYIEKVRFLEQQNQALAVEVERLRGREPTRIADLYEEEMSELRRQVEIVTNQRSRVEVERDNMVDDLDKLKNRLHEEMLQKEDAENNLAAFRADVDAATLARLDLERRIETLQEEIAFLKKIHEEEIRELQTQMQETQVQIQMDMSKPDLTAALRDIRAQYEGIAAKNISEAEDWYKSKVSDLNQAVSKNNDALKTARQETMEFRHQIQSYTCEIDSLKGTNESLMRQMRDMEERHGRDAGGFQDNIARLEAEIANMKDEMARHLREYQDLLNIKMALDVEIATYRKLLEGEESRIALPVQSYSTLSFRETSPEHQPRSTEMHSKKTVLIKTIETRDGEVVSESTQHQHDIM
- the LOC128431199 gene encoding desmin isoform X7 produces the protein MASYSSSAQTASSYRRTFGQGTYASPSLNRSFTGQSGGAGGHATSRVYEVTRNKSAPAHRFSSSYYGGPVAASRASMSRSHAGMGETLDFSLADALNQEFLTTRTNEKVELQHLNDRFASYIEKVRFLEQQNQALAVEVERLRGREPTRIADLYEEEMSELRRQVEIVTNQRSRVEVERDNMVDDLDKLKNRLHEEMLQKEDAENNLAAFRADVDAATLARLDLERRIETLQEEIAFLKKIHEEDLLNIKMALDVEIATYRKLLEGEESRIALPVQSYSTLSFRETSPEHQPRSTEMHSKKTVLIKTIETRDGEVVSESTQHQHDIM